One stretch of Limnohabitans sp. DNA includes these proteins:
- a CDS encoding amino acid ABC transporter substrate-binding protein, with protein MKKSMIVLAAAFAATAAQADTLKKIKDTGSVTMGVRESSGALSYTLGNDRYAGYHVEICQRALSDIQKQLGMAKLDVKYQPVTSQNRIPLVQNGTVDIECGSTTNNATRQKDVAFAVTTFVDEVRIAVRRDSGINGIGDLAGKRVATTTGTTSVQTLRKHQRANGVNFIEVFGKDHSDSFLLLESGRADAFVIDGATLAGNIARSKAPADFKIVGEVLSVEPIAIMMRRDDPALKKAVDDSIKGMISSGEINKLYDKWFMQPIPPGNTKVGLAMSESTKQALASPNDKPMEKYVVK; from the coding sequence ATGAAGAAGTCGATGATTGTTCTAGCCGCTGCTTTTGCAGCGACAGCGGCCCAGGCCGACACCCTCAAGAAAATCAAGGACACCGGCTCGGTGACCATGGGCGTCCGCGAGTCATCCGGGGCATTGAGCTACACCTTGGGCAACGACCGCTACGCCGGCTACCATGTCGAGATCTGCCAGCGCGCGCTGAGCGACATCCAAAAGCAGCTCGGCATGGCCAAGCTGGACGTCAAGTACCAGCCTGTGACATCGCAAAACCGCATTCCCCTGGTGCAAAACGGCACGGTGGACATCGAGTGTGGCTCCACCACGAACAATGCGACGCGTCAGAAGGACGTCGCGTTCGCGGTGACCACGTTCGTCGACGAAGTTCGCATTGCAGTGCGCAGGGACTCTGGCATCAACGGCATTGGTGATCTGGCAGGCAAGCGCGTGGCCACCACCACCGGCACCACTTCGGTGCAGACGCTGCGCAAACACCAGCGCGCCAACGGCGTCAACTTTATCGAGGTGTTTGGCAAAGACCACTCGGATAGCTTCCTGTTGCTCGAATCAGGCCGTGCAGACGCGTTCGTGATTGACGGCGCTACCCTCGCTGGCAACATCGCTCGCTCCAAGGCGCCGGCCGACTTCAAGATCGTCGGCGAAGTGCTGTCGGTCGAGCCAATCGCCATCATGATGCGTCGGGACGATCCCGCGTTAAAGAAGGCTGTGGACGACAGCATCAAGGGCATGATTTCTTCGGGCGAGATCAATAAGCTCTATGACAAGTGGTTCATGCAGCCGATCCCACCAGGCAACACCAAGGTAGGCCTCGCCATGAGCGAATCGACCAAGCAGGCCCTGGCCAGCCCGAACGACAAACCGATGGAAAAGTACGTCGTGAAGTGA